One window of the Trueperaceae bacterium genome contains the following:
- a CDS encoding metallophosphoesterase, with the protein MIKLVAIGDVHARFEVLWRALRATGAATAAYEPSDAVIEGRIEVVCTGDLVHPKNAAAYGALVGVTRFDPGDQEHLRRAARVQVRELRRVRRFVDAAQGHVTITLGNHDDAVVPPRRALGSGRMPHAEFDPERGGEALPDDLVAWFASFPRAWSRDGVQVAHAGPTPGMQTFDDFFYGDPAVKTWWYATPDLVRQTGHRFGVYGHTVMRDGIHLDAAAGVAMIDALDRGEVLEAMLDADRLDVRVTTV; encoded by the coding sequence GTGATCAAGCTCGTCGCGATCGGGGACGTGCACGCCCGCTTCGAGGTCCTCTGGCGTGCCCTGCGGGCGACGGGGGCGGCGACCGCGGCGTACGAACCGAGCGACGCGGTGATCGAGGGGCGCATCGAGGTGGTCTGTACCGGCGACCTGGTGCACCCGAAGAACGCCGCGGCGTACGGCGCGCTGGTGGGGGTGACGCGCTTCGATCCGGGCGACCAGGAGCACCTGCGGCGGGCCGCGCGGGTGCAGGTGCGGGAGCTACGGCGGGTGCGGCGCTTCGTCGACGCCGCGCAGGGGCACGTCACGATCACGCTCGGGAATCACGACGACGCCGTCGTGCCGCCCCGCCGGGCGCTCGGGAGCGGCCGCATGCCGCACGCGGAGTTCGATCCGGAGCGGGGTGGGGAGGCGTTGCCGGACGACCTGGTGGCGTGGTTCGCGTCGTTCCCGCGCGCCTGGTCGCGGGACGGGGTGCAGGTGGCGCACGCCGGCCCCACGCCGGGCATGCAGACGTTCGACGACTTCTTCTACGGCGATCCCGCCGTCAAGACCTGGTGGTACGCCACGCCCGACCTGGTGCGGCAGACCGGACACCGGTTCGGCGTGTACGGCCACACCGTGATGCGCGACGGGATCCACCTCGATGCGGCGGCGGGCGTCGCGATGATCGATGCGTTGGATCGCGGGGAGGTGCTCGAGGCGATGCTCGATGCCGACCGCCTCGACGTGCGCGTCACGACCGTCTGA
- a CDS encoding ATP-binding cassette domain-containing protein, protein MRFERVTKTFPRTHVHALKDVDFEVRKGEFVYVTGHSGAGKSTLLSLMLRQMLPTEGRVSVSGQDLARLPERRLPLLRRAIGMVFQDHALLPNLSALENLEFALRASGTRGNLEQRALQVLRQVGLAHKRKAYPIELSMGEQQRVSIGRALVTNPPLLLCDEPTGNLDPDTSWEILELLNDVNIRGTTILVATHSRELVDRLRRRTLVLRGGELVRDDPQGGYAL, encoded by the coding sequence GTGCGCTTCGAGCGGGTCACGAAGACCTTCCCGCGCACGCACGTGCACGCCCTGAAGGACGTCGACTTCGAGGTCCGCAAGGGCGAATTCGTGTACGTCACGGGGCACAGCGGCGCGGGCAAATCGACGCTCCTGTCGCTGATGCTCCGCCAGATGCTGCCCACCGAGGGACGCGTCTCGGTCAGCGGGCAGGACCTCGCCCGCCTCCCCGAACGCCGCCTCCCGCTGCTGCGCCGCGCGATCGGCATGGTGTTCCAGGACCACGCGCTGCTGCCGAACCTCTCGGCGCTGGAGAACCTCGAGTTCGCCCTCCGCGCGTCGGGGACCCGCGGGAACCTGGAACAGCGCGCCCTGCAGGTGCTGCGCCAGGTCGGTTTGGCGCACAAGCGCAAGGCCTACCCGATCGAACTCTCGATGGGCGAACAACAACGCGTCTCCATCGGTCGGGCGTTGGTGACGAACCCGCCGCTGCTGCTGTGCGACGAACCGACGGGGAACCTCGATCCCGACACGAGTTGGGAGATCCTGGAGCTGCTGAACGACGTCAACATCCGCGGCACCACGATCCTCGTCGCGACGCACTCGAGGGAGCTCGTCGATCGCCTCCGCCGCCGCACCCTCGTGCTGCGCGGCGGCGAACTCGTGCGCGACGACCCGCAGGGCGGCTACGCCCTGTAG
- a CDS encoding nucleoside hydrolase translates to MSAAPGARPRVWWDGDPGHDDAFALFYAAVHTDLVGLSTVSGNVGLDATTHNARVIRDLARLDAPLHRGAAGPLVGEPLHAPDIHGASGLAGPAPRTPRSPVDATPAAEAIVAAAKREEAQGGLWLVATGPLTNVALALRLDPDLPRRLKGISVMGGSRTFGNTTPAAEFNILADPEAAAATFESGARILMAGLDLTHRFRLGAPHVAELRAAGGEVATFAAELLEAFLGAYERRSGLASAPMHDPLAVLLVSDPELFDTEALHVRVETAGRHTRGMTLCDQREIADRLPATASVGVDLDADAAWVRLRDAVATLSNGG, encoded by the coding sequence GTGAGCGCCGCCCCCGGGGCCCGCCCCCGGGTCTGGTGGGACGGCGACCCGGGGCACGACGACGCCTTCGCGTTGTTCTACGCCGCCGTCCACACCGACCTCGTCGGCCTCAGCACCGTGTCCGGCAACGTCGGGCTCGACGCCACCACCCACAACGCCCGCGTGATTCGGGACCTGGCGCGCCTCGACGCGCCGCTCCACCGCGGCGCCGCCGGCCCCCTGGTCGGCGAACCGCTCCACGCCCCCGACATCCACGGCGCCAGCGGCCTCGCGGGGCCCGCCCCACGCACCCCCCGCAGCCCCGTCGACGCGACCCCCGCCGCGGAGGCAATCGTGGCCGCCGCGAAACGCGAGGAGGCGCAGGGCGGCCTGTGGCTCGTTGCGACCGGCCCCCTCACGAACGTCGCCCTCGCCCTCCGCCTCGATCCCGACCTGCCCCGCCGCCTGAAGGGGATCTCGGTCATGGGCGGCTCGCGCACGTTCGGGAACACCACCCCCGCCGCGGAGTTCAACATCCTCGCCGACCCCGAGGCGGCCGCCGCGACCTTCGAGAGCGGCGCGCGCATCCTCATGGCCGGCCTCGACCTCACGCACCGCTTCCGCCTCGGGGCGCCCCACGTCGCGGAGCTTCGCGCCGCCGGCGGCGAGGTCGCGACGTTCGCCGCGGAGTTGCTCGAGGCGTTCCTCGGCGCGTACGAACGCCGCAGCGGCCTGGCGTCCGCCCCGATGCACGACCCGCTCGCGGTCCTGCTCGTGAGCGACCCGGAGCTGTTCGACACCGAAGCGCTCCACGTCCGGGTCGAGACCGCAGGCCGGCACACGCGCGGCATGACGCTCTGCGACCAACGCGAGATCGCCGACCGCCTCCCCGCCACCGCGAGCGTCGGCGTCGACCTCGACGCCGACGCCGCCTGGGTGCGGCTCCGCGACGCCGTCGCGACGCTCTCGAACGGGGGTTGA
- the gyrA gene encoding DNA gyrase subunit A produces MNEGHVVSVALTDEIKTSFINYAMSVIVDRALPDVRDGLKPVQRRILYAMDQEGLASNRKYSKSAGVVGEVIKKYHPHGDSAVYEAMVRMAQPWNVRYPLIDGQGNFGSIDGDPAAAYRYTEARLTKVAETLLEDIDKETVDVLENFDGTTSEPEVLPSSLPNLLVNGASGIAVGMATNIAPHNLTEIVDGLVALIHDKNLSLDALMEHVKGPDFPTGGIIGHEGIRQAYETGRGSIRVRGRVRIEKGDKKPQIVVTEIPYQVNKTSLIQTAAKLVRDGKIDTISNIRDESDRQGMRIVFELKRGALPELVLNQLYKYTQLQSTFAINNVLIVGRSPKLLSLKDTMRHYLDHRAEVVERRSAFELRKAEERAHVLEGYLIALDNLDEVITLIRNSPDASTAREGLMERFGLSEAQAQAVLDMRLQRLTGLERQKIEEEYAELQQTIARLKAILGDENELWGVVESELREVQRRFGDERRTQIGVLSDEIGKEDLIAEAAMVVTLTRGGYLKRTPLSAYRAQGRGGKGVKGQQAKEDDVNDLLLVGSTHDYLAFFTDRGRVYREKIYDLPEAERAARGSHIRNILPLEDDETVQTVLAIPDFERDGYFVFATRRGLIKRTAIRDYANINVAGLIAINLVEGDELVAVRMTEGEHDVVLATRDGQAIRFEESAARETGRATQGVIGIRLRDDDAVVSLATIAPSDEDATQLLAVSERGYGKRTPVSEYPRRGRGGVGVITLRVTGRTGPLVSLTPTTGDEELLCLSEGGTVIRTTVGQVSSYGRSSQGVTIMKLGAADRVVSALVMLAEDQIDEVGEEVNAAEAASAVPAVPRDAATAQAPTDAVPTDAPPADAPDAAPLFDEEDLLDGNDVRDGGGAEDDA; encoded by the coding sequence TTGAACGAAGGTCACGTGGTGTCCGTCGCGCTGACGGACGAGATCAAAACGAGTTTCATCAACTACGCCATGTCGGTCATCGTCGACCGGGCGCTGCCCGACGTCCGCGACGGCCTCAAGCCGGTGCAGCGCCGCATCCTCTACGCGATGGATCAGGAGGGGCTCGCCAGCAACCGCAAGTACTCCAAGAGCGCCGGGGTCGTCGGCGAGGTCATCAAGAAGTACCACCCGCACGGCGACTCCGCCGTGTACGAGGCGATGGTCCGCATGGCGCAACCGTGGAACGTGCGCTACCCGCTGATCGACGGCCAGGGGAACTTCGGCTCGATCGACGGCGACCCCGCCGCCGCCTACCGCTACACCGAAGCACGCCTCACGAAGGTCGCCGAGACCCTGCTCGAGGACATCGACAAGGAGACCGTCGACGTCCTCGAGAACTTCGACGGCACCACGAGCGAGCCGGAGGTCCTGCCCTCGTCGCTGCCGAACCTGCTGGTCAACGGCGCGTCCGGCATCGCCGTCGGGATGGCGACGAACATCGCGCCGCACAACCTGACCGAGATCGTCGACGGGCTCGTGGCGTTGATCCACGACAAGAACCTGTCGCTCGACGCGCTGATGGAGCACGTCAAGGGCCCCGACTTCCCGACCGGCGGGATCATCGGGCACGAGGGGATCCGCCAGGCGTACGAAACCGGGCGCGGGTCGATCCGCGTGCGCGGCCGCGTCCGCATCGAGAAGGGCGACAAGAAACCGCAGATCGTCGTCACCGAGATCCCCTACCAGGTCAACAAGACCAGCCTCATCCAGACCGCGGCGAAGCTCGTGCGCGACGGCAAGATCGACACGATCTCGAACATTCGCGACGAGTCCGACCGGCAGGGCATGCGCATCGTGTTCGAACTCAAGCGCGGCGCCCTCCCCGAACTGGTCCTCAACCAGCTGTACAAGTACACCCAGCTGCAGAGCACCTTCGCGATCAACAACGTCCTCATCGTCGGGCGGTCCCCGAAGCTGTTGTCCCTCAAGGACACGATGCGGCACTACCTCGACCACCGCGCCGAGGTCGTCGAGCGCCGTAGCGCCTTCGAACTCCGCAAGGCCGAGGAACGCGCGCACGTCCTCGAGGGCTACCTCATCGCCCTCGACAACCTCGACGAGGTCATCACCCTCATCCGCAACTCCCCCGACGCGTCGACCGCCCGCGAAGGGCTCATGGAGCGCTTCGGGCTGAGCGAAGCGCAGGCGCAGGCGGTGCTCGACATGCGCCTGCAGCGCCTCACCGGCCTCGAACGGCAGAAGATCGAGGAGGAGTACGCCGAGCTGCAGCAGACCATCGCGCGACTCAAGGCGATCCTCGGTGACGAGAACGAACTCTGGGGCGTCGTGGAAAGCGAACTGCGGGAGGTGCAACGGCGGTTCGGGGACGAACGCCGCACCCAGATCGGGGTCCTGTCCGACGAGATCGGCAAGGAGGACCTGATCGCCGAAGCGGCGATGGTCGTCACCCTCACGCGCGGCGGGTACCTCAAGCGCACGCCGCTGTCCGCCTACCGCGCGCAGGGGCGCGGCGGGAAGGGCGTGAAGGGCCAGCAGGCGAAGGAGGACGACGTCAACGACCTGCTGCTGGTCGGCTCGACGCACGACTACCTGGCGTTCTTCACCGACCGGGGGCGCGTCTACCGGGAGAAGATCTACGACCTGCCCGAAGCGGAACGCGCCGCGCGCGGCAGCCACATCCGCAACATCCTCCCGCTCGAGGACGACGAGACCGTCCAGACGGTCCTCGCCATCCCCGACTTCGAGCGCGACGGGTACTTCGTCTTCGCGACGCGGCGCGGCCTCATCAAACGCACCGCGATCCGGGACTACGCCAACATCAACGTCGCCGGCCTGATCGCCATCAACCTCGTCGAGGGCGACGAACTCGTCGCGGTCCGCATGACGGAGGGCGAACACGACGTGGTGCTCGCGACCCGCGACGGGCAGGCGATCCGCTTCGAGGAGAGCGCCGCCCGCGAAACCGGCCGCGCCACGCAGGGCGTGATCGGCATCCGCCTCCGCGACGACGACGCCGTCGTCAGCCTCGCGACGATCGCGCCCAGCGACGAAGACGCCACCCAACTCCTCGCCGTCAGCGAACGCGGCTACGGCAAACGCACGCCGGTGAGCGAGTACCCGCGGCGCGGGCGGGGCGGCGTGGGCGTCATCACGCTCCGCGTCACGGGACGGACCGGCCCGCTCGTCAGCCTCACCCCGACGACCGGCGACGAAGAGCTGTTGTGCCTCTCCGAGGGCGGCACCGTCATCCGCACGACCGTCGGGCAGGTCAGCAGCTACGGTCGCTCCAGCCAGGGCGTGACGATCATGAAGCTCGGGGCCGCCGACCGCGTCGTCTCGGCGCTCGTCATGCTGGCCGAGGACCAGATCGACGAGGTCGGCGAGGAGGTCAACGCCGCGGAGGCCGCCTCCGCCGTGCCCGCCGTCCCCCGCGACGCGGCGACGGCGCAGGCCCCGACCGACGCCGTCCCGACCGACGCGCCCCCGGCCGACGCGCCCGACGCCGCCCCACTGTTCGACGAAGAGGACCTGCTCGACGGAAACGACGTGCGCGACGGGGGCGGCGCCGAGGACGACGCGTGA
- the purB gene encoding adenylosuccinate lyase yields the protein MIDRYATPEMRERWSDRARLRRWWRVELAAVRAWEARGDVPAGTADALDAAERAHPLDDAFVARVAEIERDTRHDVVAFTRALSERFGADARWIHMGLTSTDVVDTAQNLALVDAIDDVAADLAAVRAQLRTLADRHRDTLTIGRSHGVHAEPMPFGVKWLGFDAAAERDEGRLARAREAVGVAMLSGSVGTYAHVPPDVEAHAAAALDLTPDPLSTQVVARDRHAELLSALALVGTTIERIALEVRHLQRSDVREVREGFAPGQTGSSSMPHKKNPIASENLTGVARLLRGFVGPALEDVALWHERDISHSSVERVVLPDATTLASYALRRTATLLERLVVDAARMRANVDALHGLVYSQAALHALLRTGLTRERAYDLVQRAALRAWEGEGTLQDLLAADPDVTLTDAELAAAFDPAPYLAHVDALYARRGLPREGA from the coding sequence ATGATCGACCGCTACGCCACCCCCGAGATGCGCGAGCGCTGGAGCGACCGCGCGCGGCTGCGTCGCTGGTGGCGGGTCGAACTCGCCGCCGTCCGCGCCTGGGAGGCGCGCGGCGACGTGCCCGCCGGCACCGCCGACGCCCTCGACGCCGCCGAACGCGCCCACCCGCTCGACGACGCCTTCGTCGCGCGCGTCGCGGAGATCGAGCGCGACACCCGCCACGACGTCGTCGCCTTCACCCGCGCCCTCTCCGAACGGTTCGGGGCGGACGCCCGCTGGATCCACATGGGCCTCACCTCCACCGACGTCGTCGACACCGCGCAGAACCTCGCGCTCGTCGACGCGATCGACGACGTCGCCGCCGACCTCGCCGCGGTCCGCGCGCAGCTGCGGACCCTCGCCGACCGCCATCGCGACACCCTCACGATCGGCCGTAGCCACGGCGTGCACGCCGAACCCATGCCGTTCGGCGTGAAGTGGCTCGGGTTCGACGCCGCCGCGGAGCGCGACGAGGGGCGCCTCGCCCGCGCGCGGGAGGCGGTCGGCGTCGCGATGTTGTCGGGGTCGGTCGGGACGTACGCGCACGTCCCACCGGACGTCGAGGCGCACGCCGCCGCCGCCCTCGACCTGACGCCCGACCCCCTCAGCACGCAGGTCGTGGCGCGCGACCGGCACGCGGAGCTGCTGAGCGCGTTGGCGCTCGTGGGCACGACGATCGAGCGCATCGCGCTCGAGGTCCGCCACCTCCAACGCAGCGACGTCCGCGAGGTGCGCGAGGGGTTCGCGCCCGGCCAGACCGGGTCGTCCTCGATGCCGCACAAGAAGAACCCGATCGCGTCGGAGAACCTGACCGGCGTCGCGCGCCTCCTGCGGGGCTTCGTCGGTCCCGCCCTCGAGGACGTCGCGCTGTGGCACGAGCGCGACATCAGCCACAGCTCCGTCGAGCGGGTGGTGCTGCCCGACGCGACGACCCTCGCGAGCTACGCCCTGCGCCGCACCGCGACGCTGCTCGAACGGCTGGTGGTCGACGCCGCCCGCATGCGCGCGAACGTCGACGCCCTGCACGGCCTCGTGTACAGCCAAGCGGCGCTGCACGCCCTGCTGCGGACCGGCCTGACGCGGGAACGCGCCTACGACCTCGTCCAGCGCGCCGCCCTCCGCGCGTGGGAGGGGGAGGGCACGCTGCAGGACCTGCTCGCCGCCGACCCCGACGTGACCCTCACCGACGCCGAGCTCGCGGCGGCGTTCGACCCCGCGCCGTACCTCGCGCACGTCGACGCCCTCTACGCGAGGCGGGGCCTCCCGCGGGAGGGCGCGTGA
- a CDS encoding phosphoribosylaminoimidazolesuccinocarboxamide synthase, translating into MTFAAAPLDGVTLDRDAAEPRWRATYAPGDAAPAARLFGACDAAGVATAFGERDGDVLLGRAAASEAPHVLGAVVRNRAAGAFAARYGVEVGRDLDPRVVEWRLEVAALGRPLCNDATAVAIGAVDEHDLEGAWEASVAVNEALGPWLEARGLDLAELALRFARGEDGAWVVLGPFTPASLTLWDLDADEDATPVPRDVAAARILEDPA; encoded by the coding sequence GTGACGTTCGCGGCCGCCCCCCTCGACGGCGTGACGCTGGACCGCGACGCCGCGGAACCCCGGTGGCGCGCCACGTACGCGCCGGGCGACGCGGCGCCCGCCGCCCGCCTGTTCGGCGCCTGCGACGCCGCGGGCGTCGCGACCGCCTTCGGCGAGCGCGACGGGGACGTCCTCCTGGGGCGCGCCGCCGCGTCCGAGGCGCCCCACGTCCTGGGGGCGGTCGTCCGCAACCGCGCCGCCGGCGCCTTCGCGGCGCGGTACGGCGTCGAGGTCGGTCGCGACCTCGACCCGCGCGTCGTCGAGTGGCGGCTCGAGGTGGCGGCCCTCGGTCGGCCGCTCTGCAACGACGCGACCGCCGTCGCGATCGGCGCGGTGGACGAGCACGACCTCGAGGGGGCGTGGGAGGCGAGCGTCGCGGTGAACGAGGCGCTCGGCCCGTGGCTGGAGGCGCGAGGTCTCGACCTCGCGGAGCTGGCGCTCCGTTTCGCCCGAGGCGAGGACGGCGCATGGGTCGTGCTCGGGCCGTTCACGCCCGCCTCGCTCACGCTGTGGGACCTGGACGCCGACGAGGACGCCACGCCCGTCCCGCGCGACGTCGCCGCCGCCCGGATCCTGGAGGATCCGGCGTGA
- a CDS encoding phosphoribosylformylglycinamidine synthase subunit PurS, with protein sequence MSVRTRAHVTLAARAGAPDPDADAARAALRAVGADGVLDVAAGRIVVFDLAGAPEAVAGEVRRLADALVRDPELEVADVALEALDPDAPDALGAEGVQADGFETDGSEADGSQAEAPDGARPDGGAT encoded by the coding sequence GTGAGCGTCCGGACGCGGGCCCACGTCACCCTCGCGGCGCGGGCCGGCGCCCCGGATCCCGACGCCGACGCCGCCCGCGCCGCCCTGCGCGCGGTCGGTGCCGACGGCGTCCTCGACGTCGCGGCGGGCCGCATCGTGGTGTTCGACCTCGCGGGCGCGCCGGAGGCGGTCGCCGGCGAGGTCCGGCGCCTCGCCGACGCCCTGGTGCGCGATCCCGAGCTCGAGGTCGCCGACGTCGCGCTCGAGGCGCTGGATCCGGACGCCCCCGACGCCCTCGGGGCGGAGGGGGTGCAGGCGGACGGGTTCGAGACGGACGGTTCCGAGGCGGACGGTTCCCAGGCAGAGGCGCCCGACGGGGCCCGGCCCGACGGCGGGGCGACGTGA
- a CDS encoding alpha/beta fold hydrolase, which translates to MSDAPYEAVVPADGRRVGRALFVHGFAEHAGRYRPFAERLAAAGVETTLLDLPGHGRSPGPRGRIDDAEALVDRLAARLADLGRDGTPVAALGHSFGGALLLRAAQRPGHDTRIVAVTGPYLASALATPAWLLALVGAASRVAPGLRTRPVPSGTVSGVRDEVEAYDRDPLVDRGGVRLASLRELHALGPRVLADAARTRVPVVIVHGADDALAAVEGSRAFAAASGAAEVDLHVVPNGAHDLLHDVAATDVAARLLQAVRAAGVARPSGAAAPG; encoded by the coding sequence GTGAGCGACGCGCCGTACGAGGCGGTCGTGCCGGCCGACGGCAGGCGGGTCGGGCGGGCCTTGTTCGTGCACGGCTTCGCCGAGCACGCCGGCCGCTACCGCCCCTTCGCCGAACGTCTCGCCGCCGCTGGCGTCGAAACGACGCTGCTGGACCTCCCGGGCCACGGACGGAGTCCCGGGCCCCGCGGACGCATCGACGACGCCGAGGCGCTCGTGGACCGGCTCGCGGCCCGCCTGGCGGACCTCGGGCGGGACGGCACGCCCGTCGCCGCCCTCGGCCACAGTTTCGGGGGGGCGCTCCTCCTGCGCGCCGCCCAACGCCCCGGGCACGACACGCGCATCGTGGCGGTCACCGGCCCCTACCTCGCGAGCGCCCTCGCGACGCCCGCGTGGCTGCTGGCGCTCGTGGGCGCCGCCTCCCGGGTCGCGCCGGGCCTCCGGACCCGCCCCGTCCCGTCCGGCACCGTCTCGGGCGTCCGCGACGAGGTGGAGGCGTACGACCGCGACCCGCTCGTCGATCGGGGCGGCGTCCGCCTTGCGTCGCTCCGGGAGTTGCACGCCCTCGGGCCCCGCGTCCTCGCCGATGCGGCACGGACCCGCGTCCCGGTCGTGATCGTCCACGGTGCCGACGACGCCCTCGCCGCGGTCGAAGGGAGTCGCGCCTTCGCCGCCGCCTCCGGCGCGGCGGAGGTGGACCTGCACGTCGTCCCGAACGGCGCGCACGACCTGCTGCACGACGTCGCGGCGACGGACGTCGCCGCGCGGCTCCTGCAGGCGGTGCGGGCGGCGGGCGTGGCCCGCCCGAGCGGGGCGGCGGCGCCCGGCTAG
- a CDS encoding class I SAM-dependent rRNA methyltransferase, producing MSEGPAATLHLGPAFASVLTSRHPWIYRDALPRHGLQGGELVRVEAGPEVAFGLYDASGAIGVRLVTWGVPPHERWWEAAIERAVAARAPLREAGHTAYRLVFGEGDGLPGLVADRYGRHAVVELHAAALEGRLPRIAKALLRAARLKGVVRRVDGDLEVLAGEAPPPEVTVREHGLRFLANLREGQKTGLFLDHREHRRRIRDRAEGARVLNLFGYAGGFSVAALAGGAREAWTVDVAGPALRDAERNVAANDLDPARHRALEADVFALLPDLAAAGERFDLVILDPPSLARRKAQRARAVRAYRRLNAGAASLLAPGGVLATASCTAQVAPAAFEAAVRGGLEDAGVDLRLAERGRQPLDHPVLPTFPEGRYLKCLVFEAPAP from the coding sequence GTGAGCGAAGGCCCGGCCGCGACGCTGCACCTCGGGCCGGCGTTCGCGTCGGTCCTCACCTCCCGCCACCCGTGGATCTACCGCGACGCCCTCCCGCGCCACGGCCTGCAGGGGGGCGAGCTCGTGCGCGTCGAGGCGGGGCCCGAGGTGGCGTTCGGGCTCTACGACGCGTCGGGCGCGATCGGCGTGCGGCTGGTGACGTGGGGGGTGCCCCCGCACGAACGCTGGTGGGAGGCCGCGATCGAGCGGGCGGTCGCGGCCCGCGCCCCGCTCCGCGAGGCGGGCCACACCGCCTACCGGCTGGTGTTCGGGGAGGGGGACGGCCTTCCCGGCCTCGTGGCGGATCGCTACGGCCGCCACGCGGTCGTCGAGCTGCACGCCGCCGCCCTCGAGGGGCGCCTGCCGCGCATCGCGAAGGCGCTGCTGCGCGCCGCGCGCCTCAAGGGCGTCGTGCGGCGCGTGGACGGCGACCTCGAGGTCCTGGCCGGCGAGGCGCCCCCACCCGAGGTGACGGTGCGCGAGCACGGCCTGCGCTTCCTCGCGAACCTCCGCGAGGGCCAGAAGACCGGCCTGTTCCTCGACCACCGCGAGCACCGGCGCCGCATCCGCGACCGCGCGGAGGGCGCGCGCGTCCTGAACCTGTTCGGGTACGCCGGGGGGTTCAGCGTCGCGGCGCTCGCGGGGGGAGCCCGCGAGGCGTGGACGGTCGACGTCGCCGGCCCCGCCCTGCGGGATGCCGAGCGCAACGTCGCCGCGAACGACCTGGATCCCGCCCGCCACCGGGCGTTGGAGGCGGACGTCTTCGCGCTCCTCCCCGACCTGGCGGCCGCCGGGGAACGCTTCGACCTGGTGATCCTCGATCCGCCCTCGCTCGCGCGGCGCAAGGCGCAGCGGGCGCGGGCGGTCCGCGCCTACCGCCGCCTCAACGCGGGGGCGGCGTCGCTGCTGGCGCCCGGCGGGGTCCTGGCGACGGCGTCGTGCACCGCGCAGGTCGCGCCGGCCGCCTTCGAAGCCGCCGTCCGCGGCGGCCTCGAGGACGCCGGCGTGGACCTCCGCCTCGCCGAGCGGGGCAGGCAGCCCCTCGACCACCCGGTCCTCCCGACGTTCCCCGAGGGGCGGTACCTGAAGTGCCTCGTGTTCGAGGCGCCCGCCCCCTAG
- a CDS encoding uracil-DNA glycosylase produces MSDPVDGGGTVEHLPDALRTCRRCPRLVAHREAVARDKRASYRHETYWGAPVPGFGDRGARLAILGLAPGAHGSNRTGRQFTGDASGAFLFPALHRAGLADRPDSEGRHDGLQLRRTWITAAVRCVPPGNKPTRAEAAACRPWLEDDLAHLPDLRVVLAFGAFAHAAYLDRLAARGAPVVKARHPFAHGAVHDLPAAYPGGAAHVLVDGYHPSFQNTNTGRLTPAMMDAVLARAKALASVA; encoded by the coding sequence GTGAGCGACCCGGTCGACGGGGGCGGCACCGTCGAGCACCTGCCCGACGCCCTGCGCACCTGCCGGCGCTGCCCGCGGCTCGTCGCGCACCGCGAGGCGGTCGCGCGCGACAAGCGCGCGAGCTACCGGCACGAGACGTACTGGGGTGCGCCGGTGCCCGGGTTCGGGGACCGCGGCGCGCGCCTCGCGATCCTGGGGTTGGCGCCGGGCGCGCACGGGTCCAACCGGACCGGTCGCCAGTTCACCGGCGACGCGTCGGGCGCCTTCCTGTTCCCCGCCCTGCACCGCGCCGGCCTCGCCGACCGCCCCGACAGCGAGGGGCGGCACGACGGCCTGCAGCTGCGGCGTACGTGGATCACCGCCGCCGTGCGGTGCGTCCCGCCGGGCAACAAGCCCACGCGGGCCGAGGCGGCGGCGTGCCGGCCGTGGCTGGAGGACGACCTCGCGCACCTGCCCGACCTGCGGGTCGTGCTGGCGTTCGGGGCGTTCGCGCACGCCGCCTACCTCGATCGCCTCGCCGCGCGCGGCGCGCCGGTCGTGAAGGCCCGCCACCCGTTCGCGCACGGCGCGGTGCACGACCTGCCGGCCGCCTACCCCGGCGGCGCGGCGCACGTGCTGGTGGACGGCTACCACCCGAGCTTCCAGAACACGAACACGGGCCGGCTCACGCCCGCCATGATGGACGCCGTCCTGGCGCGCGCGAAGGCGCTCGCGAGCGTGGCGTGA